GTCATCCAGATGGTTTTGCCCAATACACCCGTTCCATAGGGAAATCTTCATCATTACACAGCTTCCGTTCCCCACACCGTTTGTAATGGAATATTCCGTCTCAGGACGTCTTTCGAATATCCGCCAGCAATCGCCTGCCTTTTTCGGTCAAGGTGTACTGTTGACGGGAACTGGTCGGTTTCTCCGAGACGGTCATCGCCAGAATATCCTCCTCCAAAAGTGGATTGACATATTTTTCCCTGAACTTGCTCCGGTCTTTCCACTCCATGATCGTCATCAATTGCTGAACTGTCGCAGGTTTTTCGCATGAACTCAAGACAATTTCGACTTGATGCCAACCTGGTGCCAACTTGGTGCCGACTTGGTGCCAACTTAGTCCCGATTTGACAGAAAACTGCTCCCGGCACTTTCTTCCATCAATTCTGCGATTCTATCAGGTCTGTAATCCTTTTAAAAAACTACGACGCCTCGCAACTCCCGCTGCAGCAACAGCCGAGTTTGCCGGTACGGGCTTTTTCGAGCGACTCTTTTCCTTTGCTTCAGGCAAACCAGGCAATGCCAAACGATCCGGCGGCATCGAACAGAGCGATATGAAAGAATTCATAGAGGATACTCAACTGAGAGCAAGAGAGAGTCAGAATACCGAGTGCCAGAGCAACATTCAGGAGTGAGGATGTTGATGGTACTTTCATAACGAACAATTATATTTTTCTACAGAAACAAATCGACTATATTATTTCCACAGAAATCATAAACGAAGATAGATACCCATGCAGCAATCCACACAGTTTCATCCGGAAAACAGGCAGGCTGTGCTTTCCAAGGCAGTGCGAAACACGGCACTCTATCTTGGTCTCCCGAACACAAAACTTTCCAGAATTCTCGGACTGAGCCCGGCAACAATCAGCCGTCTCAATACAGGAACTTTTTTACTTTCGACCGACAGAAAAGAGTGGGAATTTGCTGTGCTGCTGGTCAGGCTCTTCCGATCGCTAGATTCGATTGTGGGAGGATCATCAGAAGCGGCCAAAGTATGGCTGAACAGCGAAAACAAGGCACTTTCTGGCCGGAAGCCAGTTGAACTTATTGAAACAACGGAGGGACTTGTTCATGTCGTCACCTATCTGGACGCCTGCCGAGGTATTGTCTGAAGCCTGGAATCATCAGAGGACAATATGGAGAATCGTTGAGGCGCAGCACGTGGTCTCGACCATGAAAATTGTAGACTCACTTGCTGAACAGGCGCTGCTTGAAGAGATTCTTGAACAGGGAAAGCCGCCCGTACCAACTGAAACGGCAGGACTGCACTATCTTCTCTCAACGCCATTTCGTTATAAAACCCTCTACCCTAAAGGCTCACGGTTTCGGGCTCCAAGTGATCCCGGCGTTTTTTATGGGGCAGAACGGGTAAAAACTGCTGCGGCTGAAATTGGGTACCATCGCTGGCAATTTCTTCAGGATTCCTTGAATCTCGACAGGCTTCCGCCCGCTCAATTCACCGCGTTTTCTGTGCAAGTGAAGGGAATAATGGTCGATTTGCGACTGGCTCCTTTCAAGAAAGATACACTCTTCTGGACTGATCCAGGCAACTACAGCGCAACACAAGCATTTGCAAAAGTTGCACGGCAAGCATCTCTTTCAGCAATTCTCTACCACTCCGTCCGTGACCCCAAGCCTCATTGCTGCACCGCTGTGCTCACACCCGGAGCATTTGCTGCAAAAAATCCTGACAAACCTATGCAGACGCTGACGCTCACCATCCTCCAAAAGGAGGCCGTCTGGCAGGGACAAAGGATTCAATCTTTTGCATTCAATCCCGCATTCTGGGCCAACCCACTCATATAACCGAGGTATAAAGAATTGCCAGCTCAAGCTACCTCTCTGCAAAAATTGCCCATTGTATCATTTTTCATTACCTTCGCTTAAGAAAATAAAGCAGGAGAACCTGCAGAGAAAAGCTTCCGATTGCTGACCATTGACCTTTCGATACCATGAGATTAGCCGTTAATATTGATCATATCGCCACCCTGCGCAACGCTCGGGGCGAGCAGGAACCTGATCCGGTTGCCGCTGCCCTGCTTGCTGAAAAGTGTGGCGCTGCGGGCATTGTCTGCCACCTGCGTGAGGATCGTCGCCATATTAACGACCATGATCTTGCCCGACTCCGCGAAGCGGTGACCACAAAGCTTGATCTTGAGATGGCCATGACCCCGGAGCTGCAGCAGATAGCGCTGAAAACAAGGCCGGAGCTCATCACCCTTGTGCCTGAAAAAAGGGAGGAGCTTACGACTGAAGGCGGGTTTGACATTGTCCGCCACTATGCGGTACTGGCAGCATATCTGAAACCGTTCAATGCTGCGGGAATAGAGGTCAGTCTCTTTATCGAACCCGAGAAAAAAGCTATCGACCTTGCCAAACAGGCTGGGGCCGATCTGGTAGAGCTGCACACGGGCCTTTATGCCCTGAAAAAAGAGGGTGAGGCACAATCGAAAGAGCTGCAAAGAATCCGTGAGGCCGCCATACACGCCAGAAGCCTCGGGCTCAAGGTGGTTGCGGGCCACGGGCTTAATTATCTCAACATCGCTCCTTTCAGGGAGATTGAGGAGATTGAAGAGGTCAGTATCGGTCATGCCATTATTGCCCGTGCCGTACTGACAGGTCTTGAAGAGGCAATCAGGGAGATGCTTCGTATCATAAAATAGAACAACCCATGCCAGCAACTGCCGATAAAGAGATTACCATTGTTCTTGCCACCGCCAATCGGGACAAGGTCAAAGAGCTTCGTCCTCTGCTTGAAACAATCTCTCCCCTGTTCACTGTTCGGACACTCCATGAGCTTGGTGTGGATGTCGAGATTGAGGAAACAGAGGAGACGCTCGAAGGAAATGCCCTGCTCAAGGCAAGGGCGATTTTCGCCATTCTCTCTGAACGCTTCCCCTTTATGATTGCACTGGCAGACGATACCGGGCTGGAAGTGGATGGGCTTGATGGAGCGCCGGGTGTTTACTCTGCACGATTTGCTCCTGTGCCGGATGGCCAGAGTCCAACGTATAAAGACAATGTTGCTCACCTGCTGCACTGCATGAAGGGTATCGCCAACCGAGAGGCTCGTTTCAGAACCGTTATTGCGCTGAAAGGCGCTCTCCCGTCTGCGGAAGGATGCTTCCGGTTTGAACACACTGCTGAAGGAGTGGTTCCCGGCAGCATAACCCTTGAAGAACAGGGTGTTGAAGGGTTTGGTTATGATCCCCTTTTTCTGGTACACAACACCGGGAAAACCTATGCTGAAATGAGCACGACAGAAAAAAACAGGCTCAGTCACCGCGCCCTTGCCGTTCAGCATGCTGTAAACTACCTTAAGAACATTCTTCAGCAGAAAAGCGTTCTGCCAACCGATACAACGACACATCCATGACCCTCTTTGAAGCTATCGTTCTCGGTATCGTCCAGGGACTGACGGAGTTCCTTCCGATCAGCAGCACGGCACATCTGAGAATTATTCCTGCTCTTGCCGGATGGGAAGATCCCGGTGCCGCATTTACTGCCATCGTTCAGATCGGCACCCTCGTAGCTGTTCTTCTCTATTTCTGGAAAGATATTTTCATCATCGTCGCCGCTGTCATTGAGGGCATCGTACAGCGCAAACCGCTGGAAAACAGTGACGCCAAAATGGGGTGGATGATTGTTGCCGGAACGATACCGATTGTCATTTTTGGCAAACTCTTTGAAACGCAGATTGATACCACACTCCGCTCCCTTTACTGGATCAGCGGGTCACTTATCGGGCTGGCGATCATTCTCTTTCTGGCTGAAGGGAAAATAAAAAACCGGATCAAAAAAGAGCTTCCACTGAAAGCAATGGAAAATATCGGATGGAAAGAGGCTCTTCTGATCGGTCTGGCTCAAAGCATCGCCCTCATACCCGGCTCATCGCGTTCAGGGGTAACAATTACCGGCGGCCTTTTTTTAAATCTTGACCGTGCAACCGCTGCACGTTTTTCATTTCTACTTTCCCTGCCAGCGGTATTTGCCGCAGGACTCTACAAGCTCTATCAAACCTGGGATATTATTGTCGCATCTCCTGAACACATCACCAACATCCTCGTTGCAACCCTGGTGGCTGGTATTGTCGGCTATGCATCAATAGCCTTTCTTCTCAACTACCTGAAAAAACATACGACAACCATCTTCATTGCCTACCGGCTCGTGGCAGGTACAGCCATACTCTACCTTGTCGCTACGGGAGTCCTGCAACCCTAAAAAGAGGGAGTACACAACTCTTAAAAAATAATTAAGTTTTCTGCAGAAGCAGGCGGAAAATTTTTCTTATATATCAGTTAATCTAAATTAACAGTTTAATAATCCAACCGTGCCATACAGCTTATCCGGCGTAGGGCATAATGGTTTTGAAAAAGCAGATTTACATATACATACCAAATGTTCAGACGGGATCTTTACACCGGCGGAGATTGTTGAAAAAGCAGCACTCGTCGGGCTGAAGGCCATTAGTATTACTGATCATGATTCTGTTTTAGGTATTGACAAAGCAAAGCCATTAGCCTCAGAGAAAGGCATTGAGCTTATTCCTGGTGTAGAAA
The DNA window shown above is from Pelodictyon phaeoclathratiforme BU-1 and carries:
- a CDS encoding pyridoxine 5'-phosphate synthase, whose translation is MRLAVNIDHIATLRNARGEQEPDPVAAALLAEKCGAAGIVCHLREDRRHINDHDLARLREAVTTKLDLEMAMTPELQQIALKTRPELITLVPEKREELTTEGGFDIVRHYAVLAAYLKPFNAAGIEVSLFIEPEKKAIDLAKQAGADLVELHTGLYALKKEGEAQSKELQRIREAAIHARSLGLKVVAGHGLNYLNIAPFREIEEIEEVSIGHAIIARAVLTGLEEAIREMLRIIK
- a CDS encoding Fic family protein codes for the protein MAPGWHQVEIVLSSCEKPATVQQLMTIMEWKDRSKFREKYVNPLLEEDILAMTVSEKPTSSRQQYTLTEKGRRLLADIRKTS
- a CDS encoding RES family NAD+ phosphorylase, encoding MSSPIWTPAEVLSEAWNHQRTIWRIVEAQHVVSTMKIVDSLAEQALLEEILEQGKPPVPTETAGLHYLLSTPFRYKTLYPKGSRFRAPSDPGVFYGAERVKTAAAEIGYHRWQFLQDSLNLDRLPPAQFTAFSVQVKGIMVDLRLAPFKKDTLFWTDPGNYSATQAFAKVARQASLSAILYHSVRDPKPHCCTAVLTPGAFAAKNPDKPMQTLTLTILQKEAVWQGQRIQSFAFNPAFWANPLI
- the rdgB gene encoding RdgB/HAM1 family non-canonical purine NTP pyrophosphatase, which gives rise to MPATADKEITIVLATANRDKVKELRPLLETISPLFTVRTLHELGVDVEIEETEETLEGNALLKARAIFAILSERFPFMIALADDTGLEVDGLDGAPGVYSARFAPVPDGQSPTYKDNVAHLLHCMKGIANREARFRTVIALKGALPSAEGCFRFEHTAEGVVPGSITLEEQGVEGFGYDPLFLVHNTGKTYAEMSTTEKNRLSHRALAVQHAVNYLKNILQQKSVLPTDTTTHP
- a CDS encoding antitoxin Xre/MbcA/ParS toxin-binding domain-containing protein, yielding MQQSTQFHPENRQAVLSKAVRNTALYLGLPNTKLSRILGLSPATISRLNTGTFLLSTDRKEWEFAVLLVRLFRSLDSIVGGSSEAAKVWLNSENKALSGRKPVELIETTEGLVHVVTYLDACRGIV
- the uppP gene encoding undecaprenyl-diphosphatase UppP, with translation MTLFEAIVLGIVQGLTEFLPISSTAHLRIIPALAGWEDPGAAFTAIVQIGTLVAVLLYFWKDIFIIVAAVIEGIVQRKPLENSDAKMGWMIVAGTIPIVIFGKLFETQIDTTLRSLYWISGSLIGLAIILFLAEGKIKNRIKKELPLKAMENIGWKEALLIGLAQSIALIPGSSRSGVTITGGLFLNLDRATAARFSFLLSLPAVFAAGLYKLYQTWDIIVASPEHITNILVATLVAGIVGYASIAFLLNYLKKHTTTIFIAYRLVAGTAILYLVATGVLQP